Genomic DNA from Salinibacter pepae:
CCGCCCGGCGCCGCTCCTGAAACACGCCCTCAAAAAGCGGGTGCTGCAGGTCCACGCGACCAAACGAGGCGACCGTCTGCTCGCCCGACAAGGCGCCGCTAAAGCCCCGCAACGATCCGGCATCGAGCGCCCCGAACAGGGCGTTGTAGTCGTCCGGGCGGGCCTGGGCGGTGGGAAAGAGGAGCAGGCCGCCCCCGCGGTCGACGAAGCGGGCGAGGGCGTCGACCTCTCCGCTCGACAGGGATCGGGGCCCCGCGAGGAGCACCGCGTCGTAGCGGCCGAGCTCGGCCGAGGCCAGGTCGCGCTCGCCGATGGCGGTGGTGCGGAAGGCAATTTGGTCCGCCACCATCTCGGACGAGAGGGCGAGGTCGAGGTAGCGCGTGTCCTGCCCCTCCCCCTGCACCAGCAGCACGCGCCGTTCCTCCGGCACGTGCAGCGCAAAGTGGTGCCGGTCGTCGACCGGGAGGTCGTCGTCCTCCGTCACCACCGCCCCGTCCAGCCAGCCCCGTGTCTGGGGCGTGACCGTGAACGAGACCGTCTTTTCCAGGCCCGGCTCCAGCGTCGTCGTGGCCTGGGCCACCCGGTCGCCCGCCAGGTAGACGCTCGCCACGTAGTCGGAGAGCGGGTCCGGCCCGTGGTTGGTGAGGGTCGCCTCCAGCTGCACCGGCTGGTCGACCTCGGCGATGCGGCTGGTGACGGTCACGTCCGAGACGCCGACGTTGGACTGTGCCCGCGTCTCGACGGGGAGGAGCTGCACCTGGACGCCGTCGGGCACGTTCGTCGCAACCGAGTCGCCAAGGGTGCTGGCCTGCAGGTCGCTTACCACGTAGACGACGGCCTGCGGCGCGTCCGCCTCGTCGGCCGCCTCAGCCGCCCGGCCCACCGCCTGCGCGAGCGGCCGCGCTCCGGCCTGCGGCTCCAGCTCCGCGAGCGACTGCCGCGCCACGCCCGTGTTCGCGGTGGGCTCCGGGCGCCGCGCGCCGCTCCGGGCGGTTGGCCAGAGGAGGACCTCGTCGTCCTCCTCCACCGTCCCCAGCACGCCCTGGGCCTTCTGGACGGCCTGGTCGAAGTACGCCCCGCCCGGCCCGTCCGCCGTCATCGAGAGCGAATTGTCGACGACGACCGCGTGGGCGGTGGGCGCCGACGCCCCCACGCCCCCGAGCGTGCTCGTGAGCGTGGGCTGCGCAAACGCCATCACCAGACTGGCAATCGCCAGCATCCGCAGGGCCAACAGCAGCCACTCCTTGATGCGGACCCGCTGCACCGCCGACTCCTTCAGCTCCTTCACGAACGCCAGCGAGCTGAACTCGACGGTGCGCGGCTGGCGCAGGTTGAAGAAGTGCAGGAACAGCGGCACCGCCACCGCCGCCATCGCCAGGAGCGCGAAGGGGTTGAGGAGCGACACGGGGAGGAAGCGTTGGGCACGAGCGTCGATGCGGCCGGGATCGGCTGCTACCGCCCATCTGGGCCCGGCGTTCCACCGTCTCTTTACGTAGACGCGCCGGGCCGTCCTCGATGGACGACCCGGCGCAAGTCCCCAGAACTCCTTTCCAGAAAAGGCGCCATTCTGAGGCTGAAGCTATGGCATGAGAACCGTGTCGATGCTATGGATGACACCGTTGTCGACCTCCACGTTGGGAACGGACACCTCATTTCCATTGACGGTAACCGTCCCATTCGAGCGCTGAACTGTCACGTCCGTGCCCTCTAGCGTCGGTATGTCCGTGGCCGAGGTCGGCACGTCTCCGGCAAGGAAGACGCTGTCGAGCACGTGGTACTGCAGGATCTCGTCGGCGTTGGGAGGGATCTCATCGCTCTCGACCTCCCCGCTATCGTCCTCATCGAGGGCGGCCAGCAGTGCTTCGTTGGTCGGAGCGAAGATCGTACGCCCGTCATTATCGCCGGACACGCGGAGGGCGGGGGCAAGGCCGGCCTCCTTGACCAGTCGCGCAAAGATCGTGAATCGGGGCGTCAGCGTCGCCCGGTCTACCGCGTCGGCCAGCAGTTTTCCGACGACGTGCACGACACCGTTCTCCGCGTTGGCGTCGGGAGTCAGGACCGTTGCCTGATTCACTGTCACATTCTCGCCCACCCCGATCCTGAGGTCCTCCCCAGCAAGCGGTGATACCGTCTGTCCATCGCTAAGTTGATCGGAGGTCACCTCTCCATTCACGACGTGGTGCCGAACAACCTTCCCAACGACCTGCCGGTTGAGCGAGGGGTCAATGGCCGGCGAAATGGAGTCATTGAGGGGGGCAAATACGGTGAATGGACCGCCCGTGTCCAGGGTCTTGACGAGGCCAGCCTCGGCCGCGGCTCCCTCAAGCGCGCTCAATGCCGGCACCTCCTGGACGTAGCCCGCGATCGTAGGGGATGAGGGCGCGGAGTCGCTTTGGTCCTGGTCGATAAAGGCGTCACACCCTGTCGTGACGAGAGCAAGGGCGAAAAGACCGAGGCCGAGGCGGCCCCATCGGCGAAAGGACGTAGCGAGATCAATCATATGGAGGGAAGGTGGTCGGTTCGAAGTGAGGGGGGAGTGTCGGGCCGGCACGGCGACGGGGCCCGGGGGAAGGCCCCTCTGCCCCGCCGTCTCCGTCAGGAGACGATTGCTAGAGGGAGATCGTGAGCCGGCTGTACACGAAGCGGCCGTTGAAGCCCATCGGGTGGGCCCGGTTGTAGGGCAGGATGATGTCGAAGGTGCCCTTGTTCGGATCCAGGTCCGGGTAGTTGTCGAACAGGTTGCGGGCTCCAACGGCGAGGTTCACCTGGTCCTCGAACATGCTGTACCCGAGCTCGCCGCCGAAGACGTACTCCGGATCGAGTGTGAACTGATCGGCCTCTATGTCATCGTCCGCGTTCAAGAGCTCGCCGTAGCGGGCGCCACGGAGCGTCAGGTCCACCGGGCCGGCCGTGAGGGAGGCGGTCAGCTTCGTCGTCGTGTTGGGGAGAGCCCCTTCCGTGAGCGCCCGCTGGTCGTCCGGCGCAAGGATCACCGTGCTGAAGTCCTCGTCCAGCGTCGTCGGGTTGCGCGGACCGCCTGTAATTTCGGTATCTGTCCAGTTGAACGCGCCGCGGAGCTGGAGCTGAACCCCATCCGCGAGGAGCGCCGAGAACTTGGAGGTCACGTCGACGCCCTCGGTCTTCGTGTCGATGGCGTTCGAGAAGAAGCTGGCGGTCGACGCCCCCGTATTGTTGTCACTGAGGACCTCTTTGATGGCCTCTTCTCCCGGCGACCCCGGCTCCCCAAGATCCCCCGAGAGCGTGATCCGGTCGTCAATCTGAATGTTGAAGTAGTCGACCGATACCTGGAACCGATCGACGGGCTCGATGATGACCCCGCCGCTGAAGTTGACCGAGCGCTCCTCTTCGAGGTCCGGAATGCCCAGTGCGTTCCCCACATCACTGTTGATGCGGAAGATTCCGGTCTGGACGGGCTGATTGTCGATGAACGTCGTGGAGACCTTCGAGAAGAACTTCTGCGCCTGATTCGGGGCGCGGTAGCCCGTCTGTGCCGTCCCGCGGAAGGCGAGCTGCGAGACCGGCTCGAAGCGCAGTGCAACCTTTCCGTTGACGGTCGAGCCGAAGTCGCTGTAGTTTTCGAATCGGCCCGCGATGTTCACCTGGAGCGGATCGATGAGGTCCGCCTGCAGGTCCACGTACGTCCCGACGTTGGTGCGCGTCTCGTCGACCTCCTGCTCCGGCCGGAAGCCGGGGAAGACCTGTGCCCCCGGCGCGGGCGTGCCGCCGTTCTGGTTGATGCCCCAGGGGGGATTTTCGAAGCCCGCCCAGGAGGCCTCTTCCCCAGCCTTCAACTGGTAGGTGTCCGCCCGGAAGAGGGCGCCGGCCGCCACGTTCAGGGGCGAGGCAAGGCCGACCTCCAGGCCGCGGTCCACGTCCAGCTGCACGACCGTCTGCTGGAGCTGCACGGCCCCCGCGTAGAATTCAGTCTGGTTCCCTTCCTGGGAGGGGCCGTAGCTGGCGTTCAGGGTGTTCGTGATGTTGTACTGAAAGTAGTTGAAGCCCGTCTGGGCACTCAGGTCGTAATTCCACTCGTCAAGCATCCCTCGGAGCCCAACGACCACCGAGCCGTCGTTAATCGGGTTCTCGAAGTTTGGGAGGAAGCCCTCCGGGTTTGTCTGAGGCCAGTTGCCGTCGTCGGTGCCCTCCCGGTAGAAGCCCTGCCCCTTCCCCTTCCGGTAGCTGTAGCCCCCGAACGCGTAGACTTCGGTGGGCTGCTCCGCGGTGACGTTGGCAATGGGGTACGCCCCGTTCGCCCAGAACAGCAGGTTTTCCGAACGCCCGTCGCCCCAGTGGAAGGCCGGCTGTTCCACCGAATTGTTCTTGTCGACAATGTCGAACAGTCCATCGCCGTCCGGGTCCGCGATCTCGTCCCCACCTTGCCCGGCAGGCCCCAGGTTGAAGCTCGCCGGGCCGGCCCGGTTGGTCGGCGTGCGCAGCCGGTACTCGCCGAAGAAGTTGAGGAATCCACC
This window encodes:
- a CDS encoding fasciclin domain-containing protein; translated protein: MIDLATSFRRWGRLGLGLFALALVTTGCDAFIDQDQSDSAPSSPTIAGYVQEVPALSALEGAAAEAGLVKTLDTGGPFTVFAPLNDSISPAIDPSLNRQVVGKVVRHHVVNGEVTSDQLSDGQTVSPLAGEDLRIGVGENVTVNQATVLTPDANAENGVVHVVGKLLADAVDRATLTPRFTIFARLVKEAGLAPALRVSGDNDGRTIFAPTNEALLAALDEDDSGEVESDEIPPNADEILQYHVLDSVFLAGDVPTSATDIPTLEGTDVTVQRSNGTVTVNGNEVSVPNVEVDNGVIHSIDTVLMP
- a CDS encoding TonB-dependent receptor, producing the protein MTLRYASTLLLAGLTWGLAAVAAPAQQAATLTGTVEDANGAPLPGANVVLLDSDYGTAAGADGSYSITGIDPGTYALRVTFVGYETIEGEIRFEPGEEATRTFSLERAPLQGEGVTVTVGSRARDMAAEDMAVPVDVYGTEEIQTSGAFETGRILQQSAPSVNFPQNTLSDGMDALRSFTLRGLSPDQTLVLVNGKRRHKSALVNRLGAGVSGGSSPIDLNAIPANAIERIEVLRDGASSQYGSDAIAGVANLRLKDEPLDPTIETRIGGYATEPYPNDGTTYSVRPSFGVELGDDGGFLNFFGEYRLRTPTNRAGPASFNLGPAGQGGDEIADPDGDGLFDIVDKNNSVEQPAFHWGDGRSENLLFWANGAYPIANVTAEQPTEVYAFGGYSYRKGKGQGFYREGTDDGNWPQTNPEGFLPNFENPINDGSVVVGLRGMLDEWNYDLSAQTGFNYFQYNITNTLNASYGPSQEGNQTEFYAGAVQLQQTVVQLDVDRGLEVGLASPLNVAAGALFRADTYQLKAGEEASWAGFENPPWGINQNGGTPAPGAQVFPGFRPEQEVDETRTNVGTYVDLQADLIDPLQVNIAGRFENYSDFGSTVNGKVALRFEPVSQLAFRGTAQTGYRAPNQAQKFFSKVSTTFIDNQPVQTGIFRINSDVGNALGIPDLEEERSVNFSGGVIIEPVDRFQVSVDYFNIQIDDRITLSGDLGEPGSPGEEAIKEVLSDNNTGASTASFFSNAIDTKTEGVDVTSKFSALLADGVQLQLRGAFNWTDTEITGGPRNPTTLDEDFSTVILAPDDQRALTEGALPNTTTKLTASLTAGPVDLTLRGARYGELLNADDDIEADQFTLDPEYVFGGELGYSMFEDQVNLAVGARNLFDNYPDLDPNKGTFDIILPYNRAHPMGFNGRFVYSRLTISL
- a CDS encoding BatA domain-containing protein, encoding MSLLNPFALLAMAAVAVPLFLHFFNLRQPRTVEFSSLAFVKELKESAVQRVRIKEWLLLALRMLAIASLVMAFAQPTLTSTLGGVGASAPTAHAVVVDNSLSMTADGPGGAYFDQAVQKAQGVLGTVEEDDEVLLWPTARSGARRPEPTANTGVARQSLAELEPQAGARPLAQAVGRAAEAADEADAPQAVVYVVSDLQASTLGDSVATNVPDGVQVQLLPVETRAQSNVGVSDVTVTSRIAEVDQPVQLEATLTNHGPDPLSDYVASVYLAGDRVAQATTTLEPGLEKTVSFTVTPQTRGWLDGAVVTEDDDLPVDDRHHFALHVPEERRVLLVQGEGQDTRYLDLALSSEMVADQIAFRTTAIGERDLASAELGRYDAVLLAGPRSLSSGEVDALARFVDRGGGLLLFPTAQARPDDYNALFGALDAGSLRGFSGALSGEQTVASFGRVDLQHPLFEGVFQERRRAEASVEQPDLYYVMNFRPSGQAGQTLIELSNGRPFLHEVRHGSGRLLLSAVAPTQAWSDLPVRGLFVPLLYRSVYYLSATTSVAGEQLVAGRPAELRVTGVPPEASVRLHGPDGIEVAPEQRTLFGATLVQVGGTLTTPGLYDVQAGSTRVRRVAVNVPPAESNLQAAAPADASDRLGTATGAPVRAVAAAETEDLEETLRTRRAGTELWNVFLLLALVFLAAEMLVASQWAPETT